A section of the Apostichopus japonicus isolate 1M-3 chromosome 1, ASM3797524v1, whole genome shotgun sequence genome encodes:
- the LOC139966429 gene encoding uncharacterized protein, translated as MKNALFWYVCLVATAVSMLVTAENITDIPMRWEQTPPPGFVESFPQFIPEDHCRGNRCDAQDIKNLPCQCDEQCRFYGDCCWDKTEFPINYDAFPSFYPPREHFRCLHIPGYQSSGISLNLQPLGYNVIGDCPRGTDAILHRQCTAEINRNRYVKAEVFLPIQDVNGFVYRNVHCARCNGVNESSILATVVRHFCMDICPVSMEIGPEHRVKLNDENCQLYTQFNSTSPRSCQIGIVDDCPMLYEDSDIREKCRNYISPVVYGNTYFRNPHCAYCHPNIPIAFCIFASVENEGDFVLTDLFGFPWLLGFGYLIQTTTVPPELPGSKLISLVQCPNSYTTKVLLAIRIANGGNSSTRCPYLNKRIEICIRGEMSRIRDNLFDYTLPWQQLRHISVDQPFELLDMLYFHVPEEVIQFHVWEIYMFEFVNFLLLSKEQCQFEDIQIIRLCGNVTQFEETLVCKKQYRSLSPEIMAEQNIDGDISILDPVTLQPLGDFSWFRFIYQFENSSELRTIETQVCGSDRQKNTTVTMVTPTTSEKTNIVSTIRRNERYSLYELIFSSICVAASILSLIFTFFTYCAFSDLRNSFGLTLMNFCFALACGQILIHFVTDYVTGWNTVCLIVAMVTHFMWLATFAWMNLLAWNLKSTFSKPKLNSARRYSRNQVIGYFCYGWVLPSVIVGVCGCLFFYFSTDIPITYGLVGDQTCWIGNGWVVVGTVGGPLVTAIIFNAVLFILIVRGIRMSRFTPDEESSRQRARRNKHLELLVYVKISILMGFSWSVGFFIAFDSSRILFYAFFIAQALQGILIMVFFAFNERVRKMWKMKLGAVSRISLKSSSHTRTTTM; from the exons ATGAAGAATGCTTTATTTTGGTACGTTTGTCTTGTTGCTACCGCAGTTTCAATGCTGGTGACAGCTGAGAATATTACAGATATACCAATGCGGTGGGAACAGACGCCACCCCCAGGTTTTGTGGAATCCTTTCCACAATTTATACCAGAAG ACCACTGTCGCGGCAACCGATGTGATGCCCAGGATATTAAAAATTTGCCTTGTCAATGTGACGAGCAGTGTCGTTTCTATGGAGATTGTTGCTGGGATAAAACTGAATTTCCGATCAACTACGACGCTTTTCCCTCATTTTATCCTCCAAGAGAACATTTTCGCTGCCTCCATATCCCAGGATACCAATCATCGGGTATATCTCTGAACCTACAACCATTAGGGTATAACGTCATTGGTGATTGTCCACGAGGCACCGACGCAATCCTGCACCGACAGTGTACCGCAGAAATTAACAGAAACCGATACGTCAAGGCGGAGGTTTTCTTACCTATTCAAGATGTTAATGGATTTGTGTACAGGAATGTTCACTGCGCACGTTGTAACGGAGTCAATGAAAGTAGTATCTTAGCAACAGTAGTTCGACATTTTTGTATGGATATTTGTCCAGTTTCCATGGAGATTGGCCCGGAACACAGAGTAAAGCTGAACGACGAAAATTGCCAGTTATACACTCAGTTTAACAGTACATCACCTCGATCCTGTCAAATTGGGATAGTGGACGACTGTCCTATGTTATACGAAGATTCAGACATAAGAGAAAAATGTAGGAATTATATTTCACCCGTCGTCTATGGCAACACGTACTTCCGGAATCCGCACTGCGCTTACTGTCATCCAAATATTCCGATTGCTTTCTGCATATTTGCATCAGTAGAAAATGAGGGTGATTTTGTTCTAACCGACTTATTTGGATTCCCTTGGCTGTTAGGATTTGGCTATCTCATACAAACTACCACAGTTCCACCCGAATTACCTGGTAGCAAGTTGATAAGCTTAGTGCAATGTCCAAATTCGTACACTACAAAAGTGTTACTGGCCATACGCATAGCAAACGGAGGAAACTCTAGCACACGGTGTCCATACCTGAACAAACGTATCGAAATATGTATTCGGGGAGAGATGAGCAGAATACGTGATAACTTATTTGATTATACGTTGCCATGGCAGCAGCTCCGTCACATTTCTGTTGATCAGCCGTTTGAACTGTTGGATATGTTGTACTTTCACGTCCCTGAGGAAGTCATCCAATTTCATGTGTGGGAGATATATATGTTTGAGTTTGTCAATTTTTTATTGCTTAGTAAAGAGCAATGCCAGTTTGAAGATATACAAATTATTCGTCTGTGTGGCAATGTTACCCAGTTTGAAGAAACTCTGGTATGCAAGAAACAATATAGATCTCTTTCTCCGGAAATAATGGCAGAACAAAACATTGACGGAGACATCTCTATTCTTGATCCTGTAACGTTGCAACCATTAGGGGATTTTTCTTGGTTCCGATTTATCTATCAATTTGAAAATAGCAGTGAACTTCGTACGATCGAGACACAAGTTTGCGGTTCTGATCGACAGAAAAACACTACAGTCACCATGGTAACACCGACGACaagtgaaaaaacaaatattgtttcAACAATTCGAAGAAACGAACGGTATTCCTTATACGAGTTGATCTTCAGTAGCATTTGTGTAGCAGCCTCGATTCTTTCTTTGATCTTCACCTTCTTTACATACTGCGCATTTTCGGATTTACGTAACAGCTTTGGACTGACATTGATGAACTTTTGCTTCGCCTTGGCCTGTGGTCAGATCTTAATTCATTTTGTGACTGATTACGTCACTGGATGGAACACTGTATGCCTtattgttgccatggttaccCATTTCATGTGGTTGGCAACATTTGCCTGGATGAACCTCCTAGCTTGGAATTTGAAATCGACTTTTAGCAAGCCTAAGTTAAACTCTGCTAGACGCTATTCAAGAAACCAAGTGATTGGATATTTTTGTTATGGCTGGGTGTTACCATCTGTAATTGTAGGGGTATGTGGGTGTCTCTTTTTCTACTTCTCGACGGATATCCCTATCACATATGGCCTAGTAGGCGACCAGACGTGCTGGATTGGAAACGGATGGGTAGTAGTGGGGACAGTTGGAGGGCCATTGGTCACTGCAATTATATTCAATGCGGTACTTTTCATCCTGATTGTAAGAGGAATTCGCATGAGCAGGTTTACCCCTGACGAAGAGTCGAGTAGGCAACGAGCCAGAAGAAATAAACATCTCGAGCTTCTTGTTTATGTTAAG ATTTCGATTTTGATGGGATTTTCGTGGTCTGTTGGCTTTTTCATTGCATTCGATTCCTCAAGAATTCTCTTTTATGCGTTCTTCATTGCTCAAGCTCTTCAAGGGATTCTCATCATGGTATTTTTTGCTTTCAACGAACGGGTTAGAAAAATGTGGAAGATGAAACTGGGCGCCGTTAGTCGAATCAGCTTGAAATCATCGTCACACACTAGAACAACCACTATGTAA
- the LOC139972104 gene encoding uncharacterized protein has protein sequence TAEINRNRFVKAEVFLPIQDVNGFVYKNVYCARCNGVNESSILATVVRHFCMDICPVSMEIGPEHRVKMNDENCQLYTQFTSTSPRPCQIGLADDCPMLYEDSDIREKCRNYISPVVYGNTYFRNPHCAYCHPNIPIAFCIGLFAAVEDNHDFQLTDLFGSPWLLGFGYRIQTTTVPPELPGSKLISLVQCPNLYTTTVLLAIRIANGGNSSTWCPYLNKRIEICIRGEMSRIRDNLFDYTLPWQQLRHISVDQPFELLDMLYFHVPEEVIQFHVWEMYMFEFVNFLLLSKEQCQFEDIQIIRLCGNVTQFEETLVCKNLYRSLSPEIMAEQNIDGNISILDPVTLQPLGDFSWFRFIYQFENSSELRTIETQVCGSDRQKNTTVTMVTPTTSEKTNIVSTIRRNERYSSYELIFSSICVAASILSLIFTFFTYCAFSELRNSFGLTLMNFCFALACGQILIHFVTDYVTGWNTVCLIVAMVTHFMWLATFAWMNLLAWNLKSTFSKPKLNSARRYSRNQVIGYFCYGWVLPSVIVGVCGCLFFYFSTEIPITYGLVGDHTCWIGNGWVVVGTVGGPLVTAIIFNAVFFILIVRGIRMSRFTPDEESSRQRARRNKHLELLVYVKISILMGFSWSVGFFIAFDSSRILFYAFFIAQALQGILIMVFFAFNERVRKMWKMKLGAVSRISLISSSHTRTTTM, from the exons ACCGCAGAAATTAACAGAAACCGATTCGTCAAGGCGGAGGTTTTCTTACCTATTCAAGATGTTAATGGATTTGTGTACAAGAATGTTTACTGCGCACGTTGCAACGGAGTCAATGAAAGTAGTATCTTAGCAACAGTTGTTCGACATTTTTGTATGGATATTTGTCCAGTTTCCATGGAGATTGGTCCGGAACACAGAGTTAAGATGAACGATGAAAATTGCCAGTTATACACTCAGTTTACCAGTACATCACCACGACCCTGTCAAATTGGGTTAGCGGACGACTGTCCTATGTTATACGAAGATTCAGACATAAGAGAAAAATGTAGGAATTATATTTCCCCCGTCGTCTATGGCAACACGTACTTCCGGAATCCGCACTGCGCCTACTGTCATCCAAATATTCCGATTGCTTTCTGCATAGGCCTATTTGCAGCAGTAGAAGATAACCATGATTTTCAACTAACCGACTTATTTGGATCCCCTTGGCTGTTAGGATTTGGCTATCGCATACAAACTACCACAGTTCCACCCGAATTACCTGGTAGCAAGTTGATAAGCTTAGTGCAATGTCCAAATTTGTACACTACAACAGTGTTACTGGCCATACGCATAGCAAACGGAGGAAACTCTAGCACATGGTGTCCATACCTGAACAAACGTATCGAAATATGTATTCGGGGAGAGATGAGCAGAATACGTGATAACTTATTTGATTATACGTTGCCATGGCAGCAGCTCCGTCACATTTCTGTTGATCAGCCGTTTGAACTGTTGGATATGTTGTACTTTCACGTCCCTGAGGAAGTCATCCAATTTCATGTGTGGGAGATGTATATGTTTGAGTTTGTCAATTTTTTATTGCTTAGTAAAGAGCAATGCCAGTTTGAAGATATACAAATCATTCGTCTCTGTGGAAATGTAACCCAGTTTGAAGAAACTCTGGTATGCAAGAACCTATATAGATCTCTTTCTCCGGAAATAATGGCAGAACAAAACATTGACGGAAACATCTCTATTCTTGATCCTGTAACGTTGCAACCATTAGGGGATTTTTCTTGGTTCCGATTTATCTATCAATTTGAAAATAGCAGTGAACTTCGTACGATCGAGACACAAGTTTGCGGTTCTGATCGACAGAAAAACACTACAGTCACCATGGTAACACCGACGACaagtgaaaaaacaaatattgtttcAACAATTCGAAGAAACGAACGGTATTCCTCATACGAGTTGATCTTCAGTAGCATTTGTGTAGCAGCCTCGATTCTTTCTTTGATCTTCACCTTCTTTACATACTGCGCATTTTCGGAATTACGTAACAGCTTTGGACTGACATTGATGAACTTTTGCTTCGCCTTGGCTTGTGGTCAGATCTTAATTCATTTTGTGACTGATTACGTCACTGGATGGAACACTGTATGCCTtattgttgccatggttaccCATTTCATGTGGTTGGCAACATTTGCCTGGATGAACCTCCTAGCTTGGAATTTGAAATCGACTTTTAGCAAGCCTAAGTTAAACTCTGCTAGACGCTATTCAAGAAACCAAGTGATTGGATATTTTTGTTATGGCTGGGTGTTACCATCTGTAATTGTAGGGGTATGTGGGTGTCTCTTTTTCTACTTCTCGACGGAAATCCCTATCACATATGGCCTAGTAGGCGACCATACGTGCTGGATTGGAAACGGATGGGTAGTAGTGGGGACAGTGGGAGGGCCATTGGTCACTGCAATTATATTCAATGCGGTATTTTTCATCCTGATTGTAAGAGGAATTCGCATGAGCAGGTTTACCCCTGACGAAGAGTCGAGTAGGCAACGAGCCAGAAGAAATAAACATCTCGAGCTTCTTGTTTATGTTAAG ATTTCGATTTTGATGGGATTTTCGTGGTCTGTTGGCTTTTTCATTGCATTCGATTCCTCAAGAATTCTCTTTTATGCGTTCTTCATTGCTCAAGCTCTTCAAGGAATTCTCATCATGGTATTCTTTGCTTTCAACGAACGGGTTAGAAAAATGTGGAAGATGAAACTGGGCGCCGTTAGTCGAATCAGTTTGATATCATCGTCACACACTAGAACAACCACTATGTAA